TCAAGCTCTAGTCATGCACGAAATCTACGAATGTATAAAGAGTGGCAAGCCTGCTGACGAAGAAATATGGCAAAAAATAGAGGAATATGTGAAGGATGAGGGCTGCGAAGCCGCTGTCCTTGCTTGCACTGAGCTTTCAGTTGTTAGGAAGGAGCTTTCGCTTGGAAGCTTTTACTTTGACCCTATGGACATCATGGCAGAAAGGTGCTTAGATTTCTACGAAAAGAGGGGCGAAATCAAGAAGAGAGGATAATATATGAAGTTTGTAATACAGAGAGTTTCCGAGGCTGCGTGCAGAATAGATGGAAAGGTCTCAGGTGAGATTTCTAGGGGATTTCTCGTTTTGATAGGAATATCAAATGAGGATACAAAAGAAATCGCTGATAAGATGATCAAAAAACTTATAAATATGCGCATCTTCGATGATGAAAATGGCAAGACCAATCTAGATCTTGCGAGTGTTGACGGTGAGCTTCTTTTGATATCGCAGTTCACGCTATATGCTGACTGCAAGCGTGGAAATAGACCAAGCTTTGTGAATGCGGGCGCGCCTGATATGGCAGAATCGCTTTATGACTACATAGTAGAAGATATTAAATCAAA
The nucleotide sequence above comes from Eubacterium sulci ATCC 35585. Encoded proteins:
- a CDS encoding D-tyrosyl-tRNA(Tyr) deacylase, producing MKFVIQRVSEAACRIDGKVSGEISRGFLVLIGISNEDTKEIADKMIKKLINMRIFDDENGKTNLDLASVDGELLLISQFTLYADCKRGNRPSFVNAGAPDMAESLYDYIVEDIKSKVDGKVQTGVFGADMKVSLVNDGPFTIILDSKEIGL